From the Capnocytophaga sp. oral taxon 878 genome, the window GTGCATAGTGACGGGTTGCAGTTTGATATTCTACGTGTGAGGTATTAATGGTGATACCACGTTCTTTTTCTTCTGGGGCGTTATCGATTGAATCGAAGCTACGAACTTCTGAAAGACCTGCATCTGCTAATACTTTAGTGATAGCAGCTGTAAGGGTTGTTTTACCGTGATCCACGTGTCCAATAGTACCAATATTCAAGTGCGGTTTTGAACGATCAAATGTTTCTTTTGCCATTTTAAATAAATTTTAATCTTAGTTATATAAATGAGTGTTTGATGTGTGTACAAAGGTAAAAAGAGCTGATGACGAGATTTGAACTCGTGACCTCTTCCTTACCAAGGAAGTGCTCTACCCCTGAGCTACATCAGCTTTTGAAAAAGAAAATTTTATTTTAGGATATAGAGCGGGAGACGAGGTTCGAACTCGCGACATTCAGCTTGGAAGGCTGACGCTCTACCAACTGAGCTACTCCCGCGAAAAAATAGATAATAGTGGGAAGAGCAGGATTCGAACCTGCGAAGGTGTAACCAGCAGATTTACAGTCTGCCCTCGTTGGCCGCTTGAGTATCTTCCCAAATCAACATTTAAACCTATTAAATAATAAACTTTTAATTTGAGCCGGCAGAGGGATTCGAACCCACGACCCCGAGATTACAAATCACGTGCTCTGGCCAACTGAGCTATGCCGGCGGCTTGTACCTTTGTTTTCAGGGTGCAAAAGTATAACATTTTTTTTAATCTCCAAAATTTTTGGCATTTTTTTTTGCATTTTAAAAGTGGTTATTTTTTAAATGACTGGAAATCAATGTGTTTTATAGAGAAATTCTTTTGATTTATCTTCTTCAGTGAAGAGAATTTTTAGTATTAATTATCTTACAAAATTGTTGTAAGCAGTGATGAGTTGCCTATATTCACTCTTCAGATCAAGATAGTCACGGTTGTTAAAAGCTCTGTTTTTGTTAGCAGTACGGAGGAGTTTCCGAGCAGCACCTAAAAAAGAGGTAGCCCTTTTGTTGAAATTGTTAAAGTTACTTCTTTTATCATTAGCCTTTTTATTTACAGGTATATTCTTATTTATATTTAATTGGCTTTCAATAGCATTGTATTGAGTTTGTAGTTTAGTTTCATCATAAATGTTATTTTCAACTTCAGTAACTACTTCAGTAGTGAAATCATCAATGAGGGTTAATAGTTTTTTGCTTGAAAGAATATTTTCTTTAAGGGGGTGTTCTTCTAATAATTTTTCTTCAGCTTTAGTTACTATAGGTGTTATAATACTAAAAAGATTTTCTCCGCTTAGTTTGAAAAGTTTAGTTTCTTCTGATATTTTGTTTTTCAATATTTGTAGTTTTCTCCCGTTATC encodes:
- a CDS encoding DUF3829 domain-containing protein translates to MKKIILVLAIMSTLLLACNSNSSKKKNTKNENGQEAASELINFHNNTLSLYKNYNEHYITEVREYLDKAEEFVLKVKNNEIAIKPSHPTFFSISSNQTSLKIPSTFGDKVNEVEKQLNIIKKSAENTLTFCDDLTTYIDAEDYKDDNGRKLQILKNKISEETKLFKLSGENLFSIITPIVTKAEEKLLEEHPLKENILSSKKLLTLIDDFTTEVVTEVENNIYDETKLQTQYNAIESQLNINKNIPVNKKANDKRSNFNNFNKRATSFLGAARKLLRTANKNRAFNNRDYLDLKSEYRQLITAYNNFVR